In Acidimicrobiales bacterium, one genomic interval encodes:
- the rpmI gene encoding 50S ribosomal protein L35 encodes MPKMKTHRGAAKRFKVTGSGRLKRRNANLSHILEKKSPKRKRRLARQSDVDPANVPAVRKQLGI; translated from the coding sequence ATGCCCAAGATGAAGACCCACCGCGGCGCTGCGAAGCGCTTCAAGGTGACCGGCAGCGGGCGCCTCAAGCGTCGCAACGCCAACCTCAGCCACATTCTCGAGAAGAAGTCCCCGAAGCGAAAGCGTCGGCTGGCTCGCCAGAGCGACGTGGACCCGGCGAATGTGCCGGCTGTCCGCAAGCAACTCGGCATCTGA